Proteins encoded within one genomic window of Thunnus albacares chromosome 13, fThuAlb1.1, whole genome shotgun sequence:
- the zbtb21 gene encoding zinc finger and BTB domain-containing protein 21, which translates to MESLVHYSNPSHALSVLGLLNEQRLRGQMCDVVLVVADQRYQAHKSVLAASSEYFQSLFTRMDAETLKVVNLDFCEPDAFEIVLNYIYSSSLFVDKGSLAAIQELGYSLGIPFLTNIVSTRPHASYCVSRKRLSFTEGDENDVQTRSVIVCRVRNDTTHSSRSNYQSKTSERSSSSLNSSRELAQPPTEHNSFEPVRNSESITRKSSEQSEAPERKSTYPYTSILKGNSSHISSVRPQLTSSVSFSDAEVQHIRLPSGTDQDTKEENEEQEPHCNTKVPFQGQACEPSQTIDRSGPLIKSLLRRSLSMDSPVPVFSPTLELKELQNREQSVVKMASKASGPETSVHNGNSKRTSPLVLRSKYPSRYYEETQVEREVSVKAEPSSPLADPMDIIRITVGDALPVNLKDLQTNYDQGSRPDFNPLAKRKDRPDNRRYPFKKSKIFKEHALSLDENMSETVPQNMSETVPQSASSDSNENNEEPPQNKIFKCWNCLKVFRSSAGLHRHVNMYHNPEKPYACDICHKRFHTNFKVWTHCQTQHGVVQNPASSSSSSVLDEKFQKKLIDIVREREIKKALLWKLKRNKQGLQSPALTKKRSRPSFICPYCGKVFVFQSQYRQHLRTHPAEKADEDTARESVLYQEEDEIIQEKNTDAGVYSCRLCNMKLSSLFEQGDHERGCRHATVCPYCGLRFSSPTVKKDHEAHCKYKKLTCLECMRTFKSSFSIWRHQVEVHNQNMMTVKDQIHLRQQENNDEASEMLREEHFSDEPLATGSSREKITYSDSSGPPMYDSEDSSSYVPEDLSMGHHGKLVVKEEPLEEAVSERENTESAKFGLEEPGVWPCEKCGNLFSSRKDLERHQELLCHIKPFICHICNKAFRTNFRLWSHFQSHMSTANEPGAKEIDRHPSPLSPSPPMTPQSSERPSPQASVLKSTQTAPVAATMAEDSSSSEPGSSSVNTTKRPELERQPSSHSPLSRSNSMENSSGPQESDTLFYHAPSLSALTFKRQYMCKLCHRTFKTAFSLWSHEQSHSHM; encoded by the coding sequence ATGGAGAGCCtagtgcattacagtaatccCTCCCATGCCCTCTCAGTGTTAGGGCTTCTCAATGAGCAGCGCCTGCGGGGCCAGATGTGTGATGTAGTCCTGGTTGTGGCAGACCAGAGGTACCAGGCCCATAAGAGTGTTCTGGCTGCCAGCAGTGAATATTTCCAGTCCCTGTTCACGCGGATGGACGCAGAGACACTGAAAGTTGTCAACCTAGACTTCTGTGAGCCTGACGCCTTTGAGATAGTTCTGAATTACATTTACTCCTCTTCACTCTTTGTGGACAAAGGCAGTCTGGCAGCCATTCAAGAGCTGGGCTACAGCCTTGGAATCCCTTTCCTCACCAACATCGTATCAACAAGGCCACATGCATCCTACTGTGTGTCTAGAAAAAGGCTTTCGTTCACTGAAGGGGATGAGAATGATGTCCAGACAAGGAGCGTCATTGTGTGTCGGGTCCGGAATGACACAACCCATTCCTCCCGCTCAAATTATCAGAGTAAAACATCAGagagatcatcatcatctctcaACTCTAGCCGCGAATTAGCTCAGCCTCCAACAGAACACAACTCCTTTGAACCGGTCAGGAACTCTGAATCCATTACCAGGAAATCATCTGAACAGAGTGAAGCTCCTGAAAGGAAGTCCACCTATCCATACACCTCCATATTAAAAGGGAATTCATCACACATCTCATCTGTTAGGCCCCAGCTGACATCATCTGTGTCTTTCAGTGATGCTGAAGTGCAGCACATCAGGCTGCCATCTGGCACTGACCAGGACACTAAAGAGGAGAATGAGGAGCAGGAGCCCCACTGTAATACCAAAGTGCCCTTTCAGGGTCAGGCCTGTGAGCCAAGCCAGACCATTGACAGGAGCGGGCCGCTCATAAAAAGCCTACTCCGAAGATCATTATCCATGGACAGCCCCGTTCCAGTCTTCTCACCCACTCTGGAGCTCAAGGAGCTGCAAAATCGTGAGCAGTCAGTTGTTAAAATGGCATCAAAAGCATCTGGGCCAGAAACATCTGTTCACAATGGCAACTCAAAAAGAACATCTCCTCTGGTTCTCAGGTCAAAGTACCCCAGCAGGTATTATGAAGAAACTCAGGTAGAAAGAGAGGTTAGTGTGAAAGCTGAGCCCAGCAGTCCACTTGCTGACCCCATGGACATTATTCGAATCACAGTTGGAGATGCTTTGCCAGTCAACCTTAAAGACTTGCAAACAAATTATGACCAAGGCTCCAGGCCAGATTTCAATCCTCTTGCGAAACGAAAGGACAGGCCAGACAACAGAAGGTACCCATTCAAGAAGagcaaaatatttaaagaacatGCCCTCTCACTTGATGAGAACATGTCAGAAACTGTACCTCAAAACATGTCAGAAACTGTACCTCAGAGTGCCAGCAGTGACTCTAATGAGAACAATGAGGAGCCACCTCAGAACAAAATTTTCAAATGCTGGAACTGTTTAAAGGTTTTCAGGTCCAGCGCTGGACTACATCGTCATGTAAATATGTATCACAACCCTGAAAAGCCGTATGCTTGCGACATCTGCCACAAGCGCTTCCATACCAACTTCAAAGTGTGGACACACTGCCAAACACAGCATGGTGTGGTACAAAACCCAGCCtcatcctccagctcctctgtgCTGGATGAGAAATTTCAAAAGAAGTTGATAGATATtgtgcgagagagagaaataaagaaagctTTGCTTTGGAAGCTGAAGAGGAATAAGCAAGGATTGCAATCTCCTGCACTTACCAAAAAGCGATCAAGACCCAGCTTCATATGTCCTTACTGTGGGAAAGTATTTGTGTTCCAGTCTCAGTACAGACAGCATTTAAGGACACATCCTGCTGAAAAAGCTGACGAGGACACAGCAAGGGAAAGCGTCCTTTACCAGGAAGAGGATGAGATCATTCAAGAGAAGAACACAGACGCTGGTGTTTACTCTTGTAGGCTTTGTAATATGAAGTTGTCTTCACTCTTTGAACAGGGTGATCATGAGAGGGGCTGTCGTCATGCAACTGTATGCCCTTACTGTGGCCTCCGATTCTCAAGTCCTACAGTCAAGAAGGACCACGAGGCACATTGTAAGTACAAGAAACTGACATGCCTTGAATGCATGCGGACCTTCAAGTCCTCCTTCAGCATATGGCGCCACCAGGTGGAGGTCCACAACCAAAACATGATGACTGTTAAAGACCAGATTCATCTGAGGCAGCAGGAGAACAATGACGAGGCGTCTGAAATGCTCAGGGAGGAGCATTTCAGTGACGAGCCTCTAGCAACTGGGAGCTCAAGAGAGAAGATTACTTACAGTGACTCCTCAGGTCCACCTATGTACGATTCAGAAGACTCTTCATCCTATGTGCCTGAGGACCTGAGCATGGGCCATCATGGCAAGCTGGTGGTGAAGGAGGAGCCGTTAGAGGAGGCTGTGAGTGAGAGGGAAAACACAGAGTCTGCCAAATTTGGGCTAGAGGAACCCGGGGTGTGGCCATGCGAGAAATGCGGAAATCTTTTCAGCTCTCGCAAAGACCTGGAGCGACACCAGGAGCTGCTATGCCACATCAAACCATTCATCTGTCACATCTGCAACAAAGCCTTCAGGACCAACTTCCGCCTTTGGAGCCACTTCCAGTCCCACATGTCCACTGCTAACGAACCCGGAGCCAAAGAGATCGACAGACACCCCTCGCCTCTGTCACCCTCCCCTCCCATGACCCCTCAAAGCTCCGAACGTCCCTCCCCACAGGCTTCCGTGCTCAAATCCACCCAGACGGCCCCAGTCGCTGCAACAATGGCTGAGGACTCCAGCAGCTCCGAGCCTGGTAGCTCATCAGTAAACACGACAAAGAGGCCTGAGCTTGAACGGCAGCCCAGCAGCCACAGCCCTCTATCGAGGTCAAACAGCATGGAGAATTCAAGTGGTCCTCAGGAATCAGACACACTCTTTTACCATGCCCCATCACTCTCTGCCCTGACATTTAAGCGGCAGTACATGTGCAAACTCTGCCACAGAACCTTCAAGACGGCCTTTAGTCTCTGGAGCCATGAGCAGAGTCATAGCCACATGTAA